The following coding sequences are from one Gossypium raimondii isolate GPD5lz chromosome 4, ASM2569854v1, whole genome shotgun sequence window:
- the LOC105780458 gene encoding serine carboxypeptidase-like 27 isoform X2: MGESRSIGFFFLLLIFSTCFGDQTLDKITELPGQPKNVGFNQYSGYVTVNQQAGRALFYWLIESPVSRKPESRPLVLWLNGGPGCSSIAYGAAEEIGPFRIRPDGKTLYLNRYAWNNSNVLFLESPAGVGFSYTNTTSDLYTTGDKRTAEDAYVFLVNWFERFPQYKHRDFYIAGESYAGHYVPQLSQLVYERNKGVQNPVINFKGFLVGNAVTDDYHDFIGTFEYWWTHGLISDSTYRSLRVACDLGSSTHPSLQCMNALRAAQIEQGNIDPYSIFTQPCKDTSTLRHNMRGHYPWMSRAYDPCTERYSKVYFNRLEVQKALHANVTALSYPWQTCSDIVGNYWTDAPLSMLPIYKELIAAGLRIWVYSGDTDAVVPVTATRYSIDALKLPTVINWYPWYDNGKVGGWSQAYKGLTLVTVTGAGHEVPLHRPRQAFILFRSFLENKLMPS; encoded by the exons ATGGGTGAGTCAAGATCCattggttttttctttcttcttctgaTTTTCTCCACTTGTTTTGGGGATCAAACTTTGGATAAAATCACTGAGTTACCCGGACAGCCAAAGAATGTTGGATTCAATCAATATTCAGGATACGTGACAGTGAATCAACAAGCTGGAAGGGCATTGTTTTACTGGTTGATTGAGTCACCAGTGAGTCGTAAACCCGAGTCAAGACCACTCGTTTTATGGCTCAATGGAGGACCTGGGTGCTCCTCTATTGCTTATGGAGCAGCTGAAGAAATTGGTCCTTTTAGAATTAGACCTGATGGAAAGACACTTTACTTGAATCGTTATGCTTGGAACAACT CAAATGTGCTGTTCCTGGAATCTCCAGCTGGTGTTGGGTTTTCATACACTAACACAACATCAGATTTATACACTACCGGTGATAAGAGAACTg CTGAAGATGCATATGTTTTTCTGGTTAACTGGTTTGAAAGGTTTCCACAATACAAGCATAGAGATTTCTACATTGCTGGTGAAAGTTATGCAG GTCACTATGTTCCTCAATTGTCTCAACTTGTTTATGAAAGGAACAAAGGGGTTCAGAATCCTGTTATCAATTTCAAGGGATTTTTG GTTGGAAATGCTGTAACGGATGACTACCATGATTTCATTGGCACATTCGAGTACTGGTGGACTCATGGTTTGATTTCTGATTCAACTTATCGAAGTTTACGAGTTGCATGTGACTTGGGATCCTCTACACATCCATCTCTGCAATGCATGAATGCTCTTAGAGCTGCTCAAATTGAGCAAGGGAACATCGATCCATATAGCATCTTCACTCAACCTTGCAAAGATACTTCAACATTACGGCATAACATGAGGGGTCATTAT CCCTGGATGTCAAGAGCTTATGATCCATGCACCGAGAGATATTCGAAAGTGTATTTTAATCGTCTGGAAGTCCAGAAGGCACTTCATGCAAATGTAACTGCTCTTTCTTATCCATGGCAAACATGCAG TGATATCGTTGGAAATTACTGGACGGATGCTCCTCTCTCTATGCTTCCTATATACAAAGAACTAATTGCTGCTGGTCTTAGGATTTGGGTATACAG TGGAGACACTGATGCAGTAGTTCCAGTGACGGCAACACGGTACTCCATTGATGCACTGAAGCTACCTACCGTCATTAATTGGTATCCTTGGTACGACAATGGAAAG GTTGGTGGGTGGAGCCAAGCATACAAAGGGTTAACGTTGGTAACAGTGACTGGAGCCGGTCATGAGGTTCCCCTCCACCGTCCCCGTCAAGCTTTTATTCTTTTCCGATCATTCTTGGAGAACAAACTGATGCCAAGTTAA
- the LOC105780458 gene encoding serine carboxypeptidase-like 27 isoform X1 produces MGESRSIGFFFLLLIFSTCFGDQTLDKITELPGQPKNVGFNQYSGYVTVNQQAGRALFYWLIESPVSRKPESRPLVLWLNGGPGCSSIAYGAAEEIGPFRIRPDGKTLYLNRYAWNNLANVLFLESPAGVGFSYTNTTSDLYTTGDKRTAEDAYVFLVNWFERFPQYKHRDFYIAGESYAGHYVPQLSQLVYERNKGVQNPVINFKGFLVGNAVTDDYHDFIGTFEYWWTHGLISDSTYRSLRVACDLGSSTHPSLQCMNALRAAQIEQGNIDPYSIFTQPCKDTSTLRHNMRGHYPWMSRAYDPCTERYSKVYFNRLEVQKALHANVTALSYPWQTCSDIVGNYWTDAPLSMLPIYKELIAAGLRIWVYSGDTDAVVPVTATRYSIDALKLPTVINWYPWYDNGKVGGWSQAYKGLTLVTVTGAGHEVPLHRPRQAFILFRSFLENKLMPS; encoded by the exons ATGGGTGAGTCAAGATCCattggttttttctttcttcttctgaTTTTCTCCACTTGTTTTGGGGATCAAACTTTGGATAAAATCACTGAGTTACCCGGACAGCCAAAGAATGTTGGATTCAATCAATATTCAGGATACGTGACAGTGAATCAACAAGCTGGAAGGGCATTGTTTTACTGGTTGATTGAGTCACCAGTGAGTCGTAAACCCGAGTCAAGACCACTCGTTTTATGGCTCAATGGAGGACCTGGGTGCTCCTCTATTGCTTATGGAGCAGCTGAAGAAATTGGTCCTTTTAGAATTAGACCTGATGGAAAGACACTTTACTTGAATCGTTATGCTTGGAACAACT TAGCAAATGTGCTGTTCCTGGAATCTCCAGCTGGTGTTGGGTTTTCATACACTAACACAACATCAGATTTATACACTACCGGTGATAAGAGAACTg CTGAAGATGCATATGTTTTTCTGGTTAACTGGTTTGAAAGGTTTCCACAATACAAGCATAGAGATTTCTACATTGCTGGTGAAAGTTATGCAG GTCACTATGTTCCTCAATTGTCTCAACTTGTTTATGAAAGGAACAAAGGGGTTCAGAATCCTGTTATCAATTTCAAGGGATTTTTG GTTGGAAATGCTGTAACGGATGACTACCATGATTTCATTGGCACATTCGAGTACTGGTGGACTCATGGTTTGATTTCTGATTCAACTTATCGAAGTTTACGAGTTGCATGTGACTTGGGATCCTCTACACATCCATCTCTGCAATGCATGAATGCTCTTAGAGCTGCTCAAATTGAGCAAGGGAACATCGATCCATATAGCATCTTCACTCAACCTTGCAAAGATACTTCAACATTACGGCATAACATGAGGGGTCATTAT CCCTGGATGTCAAGAGCTTATGATCCATGCACCGAGAGATATTCGAAAGTGTATTTTAATCGTCTGGAAGTCCAGAAGGCACTTCATGCAAATGTAACTGCTCTTTCTTATCCATGGCAAACATGCAG TGATATCGTTGGAAATTACTGGACGGATGCTCCTCTCTCTATGCTTCCTATATACAAAGAACTAATTGCTGCTGGTCTTAGGATTTGGGTATACAG TGGAGACACTGATGCAGTAGTTCCAGTGACGGCAACACGGTACTCCATTGATGCACTGAAGCTACCTACCGTCATTAATTGGTATCCTTGGTACGACAATGGAAAG GTTGGTGGGTGGAGCCAAGCATACAAAGGGTTAACGTTGGTAACAGTGACTGGAGCCGGTCATGAGGTTCCCCTCCACCGTCCCCGTCAAGCTTTTATTCTTTTCCGATCATTCTTGGAGAACAAACTGATGCCAAGTTAA